DNA from Rubripirellula lacrimiformis:
ACGTACCGTCGATAGGTCACAAATCCTTCCTTGGGATTCGATGATCTATCAAATTGGTCGGCTCTATGGCGAGAACAACTTGGCACCGGGGGGCGGAGCGTGGCCTCGCAAAAAGTCGGTCGCCGGCATTTCTCGCTTCCCGGCCGGCTGCAAGCGGGTGATCTCGATGATTCGGTCGCCGCTGGCCACCAACAATCCCTTTCGTTCGAAGGGGGCGCCGTCGATGATCTCGCCCGCACTGTGACCCGATGCATCCAGATCGGTCGCGGTCACCGACTTGATCGCCAACCGTACGGGCGGTTTGCTTGGATCGACCAGAATGTGGGTGAAGGCCACTGGCCAGGGTTGCATGCCGCGGACGTGAAAATCGATCTCGGCAGCCGAACGCCCCCAGTCGATGTCGCCATCGGATTTTGCCAGTCGCGGTGCCTTGGTCACTTTCGCAGCGTCTTGGACTGTCCCGATCGTTTGTTCGCCGTCCCATTTCGAAAGCGTTTCCACGGATTCGAGCGTGGCCGCGATGCCGATTTCGGAAAGCCGTTGTTCCAGTTCACCCGCGGTTTCATCGCTGTGGATAGGGGTTTGTGCCGATGCGATGATCGGCCCACCGTCTAGTCGCGGCGTCATGTGGATGACCGAAACACCCGTGACGGCATCGCCGTTTAGCAGCGACCATTGCACGGGGGCGGCACCGCGATACAGGGGCAGCAGCGAACCGTGCAGGTTGATGCCGCCGATGGTGGCTGTGGCCAATGCATCGGGCTTCAAGATATGTCCGTAGTCACACACGACCAGCAGCCACGGATTCAGGGCGCCGACCTTTTCAATCGCATCAGGATCGTTGATCGTATCGGGTGCAAAAATCGGCAGATTGTGTTGCTCGGCCCACGATCGGACGGGCGATGGGGGCGGTCCTTTGCGGCTTTTGACCGGCGGCATCGGCTTGGTCACGACCAACGCGATCTCGTGGCCGGCAGACCGCAGGGCTTCGAAAGATGGCACAGCGAAGGGGCCGGTGCCCATCAAGACCAGACGTTTAGAATCAGTCACGGTTTACTTCGGTTGGGACAGGCGGGTTCGGCGTGGCAGTTGGCGGGTTTGGGCAGTTGCCCCCGCAAATCAGGTGTACTTTTCGTACCAGGGAGTCAATCGTTTCACCAATTCTTCGTCCGAAGGGATACCGCCGGATTGTTGTTTCGATCGAAAATCGGTCTCCAGTTCGGCCAAGCCGTCTTCCAGGTCACGCCGTCCCTCGTCGCTCATCCGATCATAGAACATCACGCCGTCGAGGTGATCGTTTTCGTGTTGCAAGATACGGGCCAGGAAACCATCGACGGTACGTTCGATGGGGTTGCCCTTGAGGTCAAACGCGCTGAGACGAATCGATTTGGGGCGTTT
Protein-coding regions in this window:
- the fmt gene encoding methionyl-tRNA formyltransferase, whose product is MGTGPFAVPSFEALRSAGHEIALVVTKPMPPVKSRKGPPPSPVRSWAEQHNLPIFAPDTINDPDAIEKVGALNPWLLVVCDYGHILKPDALATATIGGINLHGSLLPLYRGAAPVQWSLLNGDAVTGVSVIHMTPRLDGGPIIASAQTPIHSDETAGELEQRLSEIGIAATLESVETLSKWDGEQTIGTVQDAAKVTKAPRLAKSDGDIDWGRSAAEIDFHVRGMQPWPVAFTHILVDPSKPPVRLAIKSVTATDLDASGHSAGEIIDGAPFERKGLLVASGDRIIEITRLQPAGKREMPATDFLRGHAPPPGAKLFSP